The following proteins are encoded in a genomic region of Streptomyces sp. SLBN-31:
- a CDS encoding xanthine dehydrogenase family protein molybdopterin-binding subunit yields MTDQAVQGEVGRARPRKEDARLITGQTNWTDNISVNGLLHMAILRSPMAHARITRVDVSPALERPGVVAAFSGADLAEGLGSLPCAWPVTEDIVLPDHPPIAVDEVRHAGDPVALVVARDRYAAADALEAIEVDYDPLPPVLDLEAALADDSPLVHSDKGTNRCYVWPLKTGEDFDSVRRRAEVTVKRRYVHQRLIPNAMEPRAVVVTPLAASGEYTLYSATQIPHILRVMMAVVTGIPEHKIRVIAPDVGGGFGSKLQVYGEEALALAVARRIGRPVKWTESRSEGYLATHHGRGMIQDIEVAANRDGRLLGLKVDLLTDMGAYLMLVTPGIPILGAFMYPAIYKMDSYDFTCTGVFTTRTPTDAYRGAGRPEATFAIERIMDELAHELGLDPVELRRRNWIGHEEFPYTSIAGLTYDTGNYEAATEKALALFDYDKLRAEQADRNNRGDTVRLGIGVSTYTEMCGLAPSRVLRDLRYAAGGWEAASIRMLPTGKVEVITGTSPHGQGHVTSWSQIAADVLGVPFEDVEVVHGDTKAAPQGMDTYGSRSLVVGGSAVHHAAVKVVDKARKIAAHLLEASEQDLEFSGGVFSVKGSPDARKTIQEIAFETFTSHDLPDGLEPSINAEHLLDPENFSYPHGTHLCAVEVDTETGQTRIRSYVCVDDVGKVVNPTIVEGQVHGGLAQGIAQALYEEAVYDDEGNLVSGTMADYLVPSAPDLPEFTTERTETPSTTNPLGVKGVGEAGTIASTPAVVNAIVDALRPFGVNDIRMPCTPERVWRAVRSQKEA; encoded by the coding sequence ATGACCGACCAGGCCGTGCAGGGCGAGGTCGGCCGCGCCCGGCCCCGCAAGGAGGACGCCCGGCTGATCACCGGCCAGACCAACTGGACCGACAACATCAGTGTCAACGGCCTGCTGCACATGGCGATCCTGCGCAGCCCGATGGCCCACGCCCGCATCACCCGCGTCGACGTCTCACCCGCGCTCGAACGCCCCGGTGTCGTGGCCGCGTTCAGCGGAGCCGACCTCGCGGAGGGGCTGGGCTCGCTGCCGTGCGCGTGGCCGGTGACCGAGGACATCGTGCTGCCGGACCACCCGCCCATCGCCGTCGACGAGGTGCGCCACGCCGGCGACCCGGTGGCCCTCGTCGTGGCCCGCGACCGGTACGCGGCCGCGGACGCCCTGGAGGCCATCGAGGTCGACTACGACCCGCTGCCGCCGGTCCTGGACCTGGAGGCCGCACTCGCGGACGACTCCCCGCTGGTCCACTCCGACAAGGGCACCAACCGCTGCTACGTCTGGCCGCTGAAGACCGGCGAGGACTTCGACTCCGTACGCCGGCGCGCCGAGGTGACCGTCAAGCGCCGCTACGTCCACCAGCGGCTCATCCCCAACGCGATGGAGCCGCGCGCCGTCGTCGTCACCCCGCTCGCCGCCTCCGGGGAGTACACGCTGTACTCGGCGACCCAGATCCCGCACATCCTGCGGGTGATGATGGCCGTGGTCACCGGCATCCCCGAGCACAAGATCCGCGTGATCGCCCCCGACGTCGGCGGCGGCTTCGGCTCCAAGCTCCAGGTGTACGGCGAGGAGGCCCTCGCGCTCGCGGTCGCCCGCAGGATCGGCCGCCCCGTGAAGTGGACCGAGTCCCGCTCCGAGGGCTACCTGGCCACCCACCACGGCCGCGGCATGATCCAGGACATCGAGGTCGCCGCGAACCGGGACGGCAGGCTGCTCGGCCTCAAGGTCGACCTGCTGACCGACATGGGCGCCTACCTGATGCTCGTCACCCCGGGCATCCCGATCCTCGGCGCCTTCATGTACCCGGCGATCTACAAGATGGACTCCTACGACTTCACCTGCACCGGCGTCTTCACGACCCGGACGCCGACCGACGCCTACCGTGGCGCCGGGCGCCCGGAGGCGACGTTCGCCATCGAACGGATCATGGACGAGCTCGCTCACGAACTCGGCCTGGACCCGGTGGAGTTGCGGCGCCGGAACTGGATCGGGCACGAGGAGTTCCCGTACACCTCGATCGCCGGACTGACCTACGACACCGGCAACTACGAGGCGGCGACCGAGAAGGCGCTGGCGCTGTTCGACTACGACAAGCTCCGCGCCGAGCAGGCCGACCGCAACAACCGGGGCGACACCGTACGGCTCGGCATCGGCGTGTCGACGTACACCGAGATGTGCGGGCTCGCGCCCAGCCGGGTGCTGCGCGACCTCAGGTACGCGGCCGGCGGCTGGGAGGCGGCCAGCATCCGCATGCTGCCCACCGGCAAGGTCGAGGTGATCACCGGCACCAGCCCGCACGGCCAGGGCCATGTGACCAGCTGGAGCCAGATCGCCGCCGACGTGCTGGGCGTGCCCTTCGAGGACGTCGAAGTGGTGCACGGCGACACCAAGGCGGCCCCGCAGGGCATGGACACCTACGGTTCGCGTTCGCTCGTGGTGGGCGGCTCGGCCGTGCACCACGCGGCGGTGAAGGTGGTCGACAAGGCCCGCAAGATCGCCGCGCACCTGCTGGAGGCGAGCGAGCAGGACCTGGAGTTCTCCGGCGGGGTGTTCTCCGTCAAGGGCTCCCCGGACGCCCGCAAGACCATCCAGGAGATCGCCTTCGAGACGTTCACCTCGCACGATCTCCCGGACGGCCTGGAACCCAGCATCAACGCCGAACACCTGCTCGACCCGGAGAACTTCTCCTATCCGCACGGCACCCACCTGTGCGCCGTCGAGGTCGACACCGAGACCGGGCAGACCCGGATCAGGTCGTACGTCTGCGTCGACGACGTGGGCAAGGTCGTCAACCCGACCATCGTCGAGGGACAGGTGCACGGCGGGCTCGCGCAGGGCATCGCGCAGGCCCTGTACGAGGAGGCCGTCTACGACGACGAGGGCAACCTGGTCTCCGGCACGATGGCCGACTACCTCGTGCCGTCGGCGCCGGACCTGCCCGAGTTCACCACCGAGCGGACCGAGACGCCGTCCACCACGAACCCCCTCGGGGTCAAGGGCGTCGGCGAGGCGGGCACCATCGCCTCGACCCCGGCCGTGGTCAACGCGATCGTGGACGCGCTGCGGCCCTTCGGCGTCAACGACATCCGGATGCCCTGCACCCCCGAGCGGGTGTGGCGGGCGGTCCGGTCCCAGAAGGAGGCCTGA